One window of the Archangium primigenium genome contains the following:
- a CDS encoding methyltransferase domain-containing protein, with amino-acid sequence MSPSLSFVIPYGPRSASAASRFAHALAHREGTEVVLVGEGAVDAPRAPNVHVLSGPAGKGAAIRAALGRVTGSITVLQDADPAYSLEACDALCQPIREDRADAVFGDRSRAGLDPTLLAERAMGHVTRFVTDVSLADPLCGQRAFRTEALKSVALTSEDDAVDAEIVVKLAAQLYRLAEVPVGLETTPSRPLASQVSRLRTLMRYATVRDDADNQHEGYTTLERMDGASNYNAWLGQRFSEHLGRRVLEIGAGIGTITEKLEPGLELLIALEVERFYVDRLRNKFRGKPHVRPYLSDVALADWESLQRERLDTIVLSNVLEHIPDDASAVRRFRQILPEGGRVVVLVPALPQLFGAIDEAVGHHRRYTRDTLRQVLEGNGFALERMEWMNLVGIPGWFMNSRVMRRRSVPKFQLKVYDRFAPLFARTESRVKLPVGMSLFAVARATGGTP; translated from the coding sequence GTGAGCCCCTCCCTTTCGTTCGTCATCCCCTACGGCCCCCGGTCCGCGTCCGCCGCCTCGCGCTTCGCCCATGCGCTCGCCCACCGCGAGGGAACCGAGGTGGTGCTCGTCGGCGAGGGCGCCGTGGACGCCCCCCGCGCGCCCAACGTGCACGTGCTGTCGGGGCCCGCCGGCAAGGGCGCCGCCATCCGCGCCGCGCTCGGCCGGGTGACGGGGAGCATCACCGTGCTGCAGGACGCGGATCCGGCCTACTCCCTGGAGGCCTGCGACGCCCTGTGCCAGCCCATCCGCGAGGACCGGGCGGACGCGGTGTTCGGGGACCGCTCCCGGGCGGGGCTCGACCCGACCCTGCTGGCCGAGCGGGCCATGGGCCACGTCACGCGCTTCGTGACGGACGTGTCGCTCGCCGATCCGCTCTGTGGCCAGCGCGCCTTTCGCACCGAGGCGCTCAAGTCCGTGGCGCTCACCAGCGAGGACGACGCGGTGGACGCGGAGATCGTCGTGAAGCTGGCGGCGCAGCTCTACCGGCTGGCGGAAGTGCCCGTGGGCCTGGAGACGACGCCGAGCCGGCCGCTGGCCTCGCAGGTGTCGCGGCTGCGCACGCTCATGCGCTACGCCACGGTGCGCGACGACGCGGACAACCAGCACGAGGGCTACACCACGCTCGAGCGCATGGACGGGGCAAGCAACTACAACGCCTGGCTGGGCCAGCGCTTCAGCGAGCACCTGGGCCGGCGCGTGCTGGAGATCGGCGCGGGCATCGGCACCATCACCGAGAAGCTGGAGCCGGGGCTCGAGCTGCTCATCGCGCTCGAGGTGGAGCGCTTCTACGTGGACCGCCTGCGCAACAAGTTCCGGGGCAAGCCGCACGTGCGGCCCTACCTGTCGGACGTGGCGCTCGCGGACTGGGAGTCGCTCCAGCGCGAGCGCCTGGACACCATCGTGCTGTCCAACGTGCTGGAGCACATCCCGGACGATGCCTCGGCGGTGCGCCGCTTCCGGCAGATCCTCCCCGAGGGCGGCCGGGTGGTGGTGCTCGTGCCCGCCCTGCCCCAGCTCTTCGGCGCCATCGACGAGGCGGTGGGCCACCACCGGCGCTACACCCGGGACACCCTGCGCCAGGTGCTCGAGGGCAACGGCTTCGCGCTCGAGCGCATGGAGTGGATGAACCTGGTGGGCATCCCCGGCTGGTTCATGAACAGCCGGGTGATGCGCCGCCGCTCGGTGCCCAAGTTCCAGCTCAAGGTCTATGACCGGTTCGCTCCCCTGTTCGCCCGGACGGAGAGCCGGGTGAAGCTGCCGGTGGGAATGAGCCTCTTCGCCGTGGCGCGCGCCACGGGAGGTACCCCGTGA
- a CDS encoding P-II family nitrogen regulator encodes MKKIEAIIKPFKLDDVKDALQELGVHGLTAMEVKGYGRQKGHTELYKGAEYTVDFQPKMKVEVVVDDDRVEAVVEAIVRVARSGAEGKMGDGKIFVLPVDEAVRIRTGERGSDAL; translated from the coding sequence GTGAAGAAGATCGAAGCCATCATCAAGCCCTTCAAGCTGGACGACGTGAAGGACGCGCTGCAGGAGCTGGGCGTGCACGGCCTCACCGCCATGGAGGTCAAGGGCTACGGCCGGCAGAAGGGCCACACGGAGCTCTACAAGGGCGCCGAGTACACCGTGGACTTCCAGCCCAAGATGAAGGTGGAGGTGGTGGTGGACGACGACCGGGTGGAGGCGGTGGTGGAGGCCATCGTGCGGGTGGCACGCTCGGGCGCCGAGGGGAAGATGGGTGACGGAAAGATTTTTGTCCTGCCGGTGGACGAGGCCGTGCGCATCCGCACCGGGGAGCGCGGCAGCGACGCGCTGTAG
- a CDS encoding c-type cytochrome, with protein sequence MKSRFALLLSLSLAAVVHAEEETAAETWTAKCKSCHGGDGKGQTQMGKKEAIDDLSLPSWQSAHDDAAIRQVIAEGSPKNKKMKAYKDKLSDKQIDALVAYVRTLKKG encoded by the coding sequence ATGAAGTCGCGCTTCGCCCTGTTGCTCAGCCTGTCGCTCGCCGCCGTCGTCCACGCCGAGGAGGAGACCGCCGCCGAGACGTGGACGGCCAAGTGCAAGTCCTGCCATGGCGGGGACGGCAAGGGGCAGACCCAGATGGGCAAGAAGGAAGCCATCGACGACCTCTCCCTGCCCTCCTGGCAGTCCGCCCACGATGACGCGGCCATCCGCCAGGTGATCGCCGAGGGCTCGCCCAAGAACAAGAAGATGAAGGCCTACAAGGACAAGTTGAGCGACAAGCAGATCGATGCCCTCGTGGCCTACGTCCGCACGCTCAAGAAGGGCTAG
- the mfd gene encoding transcription-repair coupling factor has translation MDTPFSQKLDVGAQRSPPVAGDPVARVLEALRVGHRVRTQGLQGAARGYALAQLQRTLKAPLVCVAPDEEAADALAHDLAFFLGGKGTPREPRVLRVPADEVLPYDELSPDGEVVADRLGALFHLTQGTRCPAVVVSVRGLLRKVLPPAVMKSLSERLTVGQDFDRDEVARRLTHMGYTSSPLVEDLGTFSVRGGLIDVFSPLYEKPVRIEFFGDTVESIRVFDPESQRTVDSLQEIILLPAREVIFSEVTRGHAETAARALADRINLPTSKLREYLDALQEGLSGFGLEGLLPGFFPEGLGTLFDYLAPWHESPLFYLDDPLGIERAAEDLWAEISRGAQAATERQDLTFPAEDHFLTLERAQQRLGAFRLMEGGGLSLSQGEPPVLFPYATTQDVREAILAHHGEEGALTPLIERLRAWRDHRVPCAVACGTAGQADRLKRLLLDRDVMARVQPGPLADVSRLYEPSVTVHLFTGEISHGFVDPHGLALLSDEEIFGARSRRRARRSKSLDAFAAGFKDLKEGDLIVHTDFGIGRYSGLTKMQVNGVPGDFLVLEYAGKDKVYLPVGRMRLIQKFTGGDPTQVTLDKLGTTSWEKTKKKVKEQLLKMAAELLNIAAARRAHPGHAFSAPDRYYAQFEADFEFEETPDQAKAIEDVLADMQKTQPMDRLVCGDVGYGKTEVAMRAAFKATLDRKQVAVLVPTTVLAQQHYLSFKRRFKDYPVTVEVLSGLKKPQEARELLKRAKEGKVDVLIGTHKLLGGDVAFKDLGLLVVDEEQRFGVKHKEQIKKLRSQVDVLTLSATPIPRTLHMAMSGVREMSIIATPPQDRRAIRTFVMKFDPPAIKEAIEREVARGGQVFFVHNRVESIPAMETRLRELVPNVSIGVAHGQMGEGQLEKVMLEFTEKKFQMLLCTSIIESGIDISSANTMIVDRADTFGLAQLYQLRGRVGRSRERAYAYLLVPSRRTVTKDAQRRLEVLQRFTELGAGFSIASHDLEIRGAGNLLGGEQSGSISAIGFDMYAQLLEEAVAEVQGEPPKVRIEPEVNLPVAALIPDDYVADVHQRLVFYKRFSQASAPDEVQELRSELVDRFGEAPDEVDNLCEQALVKIDMRELRLRGLEGGPGRLSVMLGSDALLDGAKLLALVQRSKGYYRLTPDLKLLVKPAPEVREQGLIAEAKKVMRDLFTCAQPQA, from the coding sequence ATGGACACTCCTTTCTCTCAGAAGCTCGATGTGGGGGCGCAGCGCTCACCCCCGGTGGCCGGTGACCCCGTCGCCCGCGTCCTCGAGGCCTTGCGCGTCGGGCACCGCGTGCGCACCCAGGGACTCCAAGGCGCCGCGCGTGGCTATGCGCTCGCCCAGTTGCAGCGCACCCTGAAGGCCCCGCTCGTCTGTGTGGCGCCGGACGAGGAGGCCGCGGACGCGCTCGCCCATGACCTGGCCTTCTTCCTGGGCGGCAAGGGCACGCCGCGCGAGCCCCGGGTGCTGCGTGTGCCCGCGGACGAGGTGCTGCCCTATGACGAACTGTCGCCGGATGGCGAGGTCGTCGCGGACCGGCTCGGCGCGCTCTTCCACCTGACCCAGGGCACGCGCTGTCCGGCGGTGGTGGTGTCCGTGCGGGGCCTGCTGCGCAAGGTGCTGCCCCCCGCGGTGATGAAGTCCCTGTCCGAGCGGCTCACCGTGGGACAGGACTTCGATCGCGACGAGGTCGCCCGCCGGCTCACCCACATGGGCTACACGAGCAGTCCGCTCGTGGAGGACCTGGGGACGTTCTCCGTGCGGGGCGGGCTCATCGACGTCTTCAGCCCGCTGTACGAGAAGCCCGTGCGCATCGAGTTCTTCGGGGACACGGTCGAGTCCATCCGCGTCTTCGATCCGGAGAGCCAGCGCACCGTGGACTCGCTGCAGGAGATCATCCTCCTGCCCGCGCGCGAGGTCATCTTCTCCGAGGTGACGCGCGGGCACGCCGAGACGGCCGCGCGCGCCCTGGCCGACCGCATCAACCTGCCCACCTCCAAGCTGCGCGAGTACCTGGACGCGCTCCAGGAGGGGCTGTCCGGCTTCGGGCTGGAGGGGCTCTTGCCGGGCTTCTTCCCCGAGGGCCTGGGCACGCTGTTCGACTACCTGGCGCCCTGGCACGAGTCGCCCCTGTTCTACCTGGACGATCCGCTGGGCATCGAGCGCGCCGCCGAGGACCTGTGGGCGGAGATCTCCCGCGGGGCCCAGGCGGCCACCGAGCGGCAGGACCTCACCTTCCCCGCCGAGGACCACTTCCTCACCCTGGAGCGGGCGCAGCAGCGGCTGGGCGCGTTCCGGCTCATGGAGGGCGGCGGCCTGTCGCTGTCCCAGGGCGAGCCGCCGGTGCTCTTTCCCTACGCCACCACCCAGGACGTGCGCGAGGCCATCCTCGCCCACCACGGCGAGGAGGGCGCGCTCACGCCACTCATCGAGCGGCTGCGCGCCTGGCGCGACCACCGCGTGCCCTGCGCCGTGGCGTGCGGCACCGCGGGCCAGGCGGACCGGCTCAAGCGCCTGCTGCTCGACCGGGACGTGATGGCGCGCGTGCAGCCCGGGCCCCTCGCGGACGTCTCGCGCCTGTACGAGCCGAGCGTGACCGTGCACCTGTTCACGGGGGAGATCAGCCACGGCTTCGTGGACCCGCACGGGCTCGCGCTGCTGTCGGACGAGGAGATCTTCGGCGCCCGCTCGCGCCGCCGCGCCCGACGCTCCAAGAGCCTGGATGCCTTCGCCGCGGGCTTCAAGGATCTCAAGGAAGGCGACCTCATCGTCCACACCGACTTCGGCATCGGCCGCTACTCGGGCCTGACGAAGATGCAGGTCAACGGCGTGCCCGGTGACTTCCTGGTGCTCGAGTACGCGGGCAAGGACAAGGTGTACCTGCCGGTGGGCCGCATGCGGCTCATCCAGAAGTTCACCGGCGGCGATCCCACCCAGGTGACGCTGGACAAGCTGGGCACCACGTCCTGGGAGAAGACGAAGAAGAAGGTCAAGGAGCAGCTGCTCAAGATGGCCGCGGAGCTGCTCAACATCGCCGCGGCGCGCCGCGCCCACCCGGGCCACGCCTTCAGCGCGCCGGACCGGTACTACGCCCAGTTCGAGGCGGACTTCGAGTTCGAGGAGACGCCCGACCAGGCCAAGGCGATCGAGGACGTGCTCGCGGACATGCAGAAGACCCAGCCCATGGACCGGCTCGTCTGCGGCGACGTGGGCTACGGCAAGACGGAGGTGGCCATGCGCGCCGCCTTCAAGGCCACGCTGGACAGGAAGCAGGTGGCGGTGCTGGTGCCCACCACGGTGCTCGCCCAGCAGCACTACCTGTCCTTCAAGCGGCGCTTCAAGGACTACCCCGTCACGGTGGAGGTGCTCTCCGGGCTCAAGAAGCCCCAGGAGGCGCGCGAGCTGCTCAAGCGCGCCAAGGAGGGCAAGGTGGACGTGCTCATCGGCACCCACAAGCTGCTCGGCGGCGACGTGGCCTTCAAGGACCTGGGCCTGCTCGTGGTGGACGAGGAGCAGCGCTTCGGCGTGAAGCACAAGGAGCAGATCAAGAAGCTGCGCTCGCAGGTGGACGTGCTCACCCTGTCCGCCACGCCCATTCCCCGCACGCTGCACATGGCCATGTCCGGCGTGCGCGAGATGAGCATCATCGCCACCCCGCCCCAGGACCGGCGCGCCATCCGCACCTTCGTGATGAAGTTCGATCCGCCCGCCATCAAGGAGGCCATCGAGCGCGAGGTGGCCCGCGGCGGCCAGGTCTTCTTCGTGCACAACCGCGTGGAGTCCATCCCCGCCATGGAGACGCGGCTGCGCGAGCTCGTGCCGAACGTCTCCATCGGCGTGGCCCACGGGCAGATGGGCGAGGGGCAGCTGGAGAAGGTGATGCTCGAGTTCACCGAGAAGAAGTTCCAGATGCTCCTGTGCACGAGCATCATCGAGAGCGGCATCGACATCTCCAGCGCCAACACGATGATCGTCGACCGGGCGGACACCTTCGGCCTCGCCCAGCTCTACCAGCTGCGCGGCCGCGTGGGCCGCTCGCGCGAGCGCGCCTATGCGTACCTGCTCGTGCCCTCGCGCCGCACCGTCACCAAGGACGCCCAGCGGCGCCTGGAGGTGCTCCAGCGCTTCACCGAGCTGGGCGCGGGCTTCTCCATCGCCAGCCACGACCTGGAGATCCGCGGCGCGGGCAACCTCCTGGGCGGCGAGCAGTCCGGCTCCATCTCCGCCATCGGCTTCGACATGTACGCCCAGCTGCTCGAGGAGGCCGTGGCCGAGGTCCAGGGCGAGCCGCCCAAGGTGCGCATCGAGCCCGAGGTGAACCTGCCCGTGGCGGCGCTCATCCCGGACGACTACGTGGCGGACGTGCACCAGCGGCTCGTCTTCTACAAGCGCTTCAGCCAGGCGAGCGCTCCGGACGAGGTGCAGGAGCTGCGCTCGGAGCTGGTGGACCGCTTCGGCGAGGCCCCGGACGAGGTGGACAACCTGTGCGAGCAGGCGCTGGTGAAGATCGACATGCGCGAGCTGCGCCTGCGCGGACTGGAGGGCGGCCCGGGGCGGCTGTCGGTGATGCTGGGCTCGGACGCGCTGCTCGACGGGGCGAAGCTGCTCGCCCTGGTGCAGCGCTCCAAGGGCTACTACCGGCTCACCCCGGACCTCAAGCTCCTGGTGAAGCCCGCCCCCGAGGTGCGGGAGCAGGGCCTCATCGCCGAGGCCAAGAAGGTGATGCGCGACCTGTTCACCTGCGCGCAGCCCCAGGCCTGA
- a CDS encoding OmpA/MotB family protein: MRSRLLTSLCVLALGAGCVTQGTYDTAMRDAETQLQAEKAAREAAGQKATELETQVRALEEKQAELEREKAALDKRLLTAESGLTAGAAERRALEQKNAELTALNDELARSKKKLTEAKEALEQKSSEYANLAKSLEKEISEGKVELSELRGRMTVNLKDKILFASGSARVGKEGEAALLKVAEALKGVDGKIIRVEGHTDDVPTDPKGPFPSNWELSLARAMAVVRALQDAGVDPTRLSAAGYGPYQPIAANDSPEHRSLNRRIEIVLAPNTGGPSAAR; this comes from the coding sequence ATGCGGTCGAGGCTGTTGACCTCTCTTTGTGTGCTCGCGCTGGGCGCGGGGTGTGTGACGCAGGGCACGTACGACACGGCGATGCGGGACGCCGAGACGCAGCTCCAGGCGGAGAAGGCGGCGCGCGAGGCGGCGGGCCAGAAGGCCACCGAGCTGGAGACCCAGGTGCGCGCGCTGGAGGAGAAGCAGGCGGAGCTGGAGCGCGAGAAGGCGGCCCTGGACAAGCGCCTGCTCACCGCGGAGAGCGGCCTGACGGCGGGGGCGGCCGAGCGCCGCGCCCTGGAGCAGAAGAACGCGGAGCTCACGGCGCTCAACGACGAGCTGGCGCGCTCCAAGAAGAAGCTCACCGAGGCCAAGGAGGCCCTGGAGCAGAAGAGCTCCGAGTACGCCAACCTCGCCAAGAGCCTGGAGAAGGAGATCTCCGAGGGCAAGGTGGAGCTGTCCGAGCTGCGCGGCCGGATGACGGTGAACCTCAAGGACAAGATCCTCTTCGCCTCGGGCTCGGCGCGCGTGGGCAAGGAGGGGGAGGCGGCGCTCCTGAAGGTCGCCGAGGCGCTCAAGGGCGTGGATGGGAAGATCATCCGGGTGGAGGGCCACACGGACGACGTGCCCACGGATCCCAAGGGCCCGTTCCCCTCCAACTGGGAGCTGAGCCTGGCGCGCGCCATGGCGGTGGTGCGGGCGCTGCAGGACGCGGGCGTGGACCCCACCCGGCTGTCCGCCGCGGGCTATGGGCCCTACCAGCCCATCGCCGCCAACGACTCGCCGGAGCACCGCAGCCTCAACCGGCGCATCGAGATCGTCCTGGCGCCCAACACCGGCGGGCCCTCCGCCGCCCGGTAG
- a CDS encoding diguanylate cyclase translates to MVAFSNSNSTTGRVLLVDDSPIALEAIGSRLMDSGLDVAMTSSPREALGLATEGPHLFDLLILDVIMPEMNGHELTRHLRGHSRTVNTPILLLTSLDSTDDRVTGLVAGADDFFTKTAPDAEMLARVRSFISLGKMRAHLQAQNEAMARVMREPESPTPPQARVEIIHHMPVMGERLARALRGSPLGGEFQLTQRASSQRMTTSDADLLIVSYPVALEGTHPLLKRFGFDEESPAILVVDESESTMRRVASFDAGADDYLTLATPMAELAARMGSALRRQRRQRQLRTSRDRAMLVAVTDPLTGLYNRAYFHEALGVEFRRAQRYKHPMSLVILDLDHFKQVNDTLGHTAGDQALREVSLRLRQTARSTDVVARHGGEEFAMILPETDLEQGLIAAERFRAAVQGTVVKGARGGSRDITISAGVGCYPAHASSVTELIELTDAALYSAKRQGRNRVCAVSHLPEPETPVDVAPPTSPTSVMERLRRLVSDDADSPLSSTRIAARMLHEASAPGDSLHVLTSQLHTSSEDVRRELLALMDELSRNVLDSTRRGAR, encoded by the coding sequence ATGGTTGCCTTCTCGAACTCGAACAGCACGACCGGCCGTGTTCTTCTCGTGGACGACAGTCCCATCGCCCTGGAGGCCATCGGCTCGCGCCTGATGGACAGCGGCCTGGACGTGGCGATGACGTCCTCGCCCCGCGAGGCGCTGGGGCTCGCCACGGAGGGGCCCCACCTCTTCGACCTGCTCATCCTCGACGTGATCATGCCGGAGATGAACGGGCACGAGCTGACGCGGCACCTGCGCGGCCACTCGCGCACGGTCAACACGCCCATCCTGCTGCTCACCTCGCTGGACTCCACGGATGATCGCGTCACCGGCCTGGTGGCCGGGGCCGACGACTTCTTCACCAAGACGGCGCCCGACGCCGAGATGCTCGCGCGCGTGCGCTCGTTCATCTCGCTGGGCAAGATGCGCGCCCACCTGCAGGCCCAGAACGAGGCCATGGCGCGCGTCATGCGCGAGCCCGAGTCGCCCACGCCGCCCCAGGCCCGGGTGGAGATCATCCACCACATGCCCGTGATGGGCGAGCGGCTCGCCCGGGCGCTGCGCGGCTCGCCCCTGGGCGGCGAGTTCCAGCTCACCCAGCGCGCGTCCTCGCAGCGCATGACCACCTCCGACGCGGACCTGCTCATCGTCAGCTACCCGGTGGCGCTCGAGGGGACCCACCCCTTGCTCAAGCGCTTCGGCTTCGACGAGGAGTCCCCCGCCATCCTCGTGGTGGACGAGAGCGAGTCCACCATGCGGCGCGTGGCCTCGTTCGACGCGGGCGCCGACGACTACCTCACCCTGGCCACGCCCATGGCGGAGCTCGCCGCGCGCATGGGCAGCGCCCTGCGCCGCCAGCGCCGCCAGCGTCAGCTGCGCACCTCGCGCGACCGCGCCATGCTGGTGGCGGTGACGGATCCGCTCACCGGCCTCTACAACCGCGCCTACTTCCACGAGGCGCTCGGCGTCGAGTTCCGGCGCGCCCAGCGCTACAAGCACCCGATGTCGCTCGTCATCCTGGACCTGGACCACTTCAAACAGGTCAACGACACGCTCGGCCACACCGCGGGCGACCAGGCCCTGCGCGAGGTGTCCCTGCGGCTGCGCCAGACGGCGCGCTCCACGGACGTGGTGGCCCGGCACGGCGGCGAGGAGTTCGCGATGATCCTCCCCGAGACGGACCTGGAGCAGGGGCTCATCGCCGCCGAGCGCTTCCGCGCCGCGGTGCAGGGCACGGTGGTCAAGGGCGCCCGGGGCGGCAGTCGCGACATCACCATCAGCGCCGGCGTGGGCTGCTACCCCGCGCACGCCTCGTCCGTGACGGAGCTCATCGAGCTGACGGACGCGGCGCTCTACAGCGCCAAGCGCCAGGGCCGCAACCGCGTCTGCGCCGTGTCGCACCTGCCCGAGCCGGAGACCCCGGTCGACGTCGCGCCCCCGACCTCGCCCACCAGCGTCATGGAGCGCCTGCGCCGCCTGGTGTCCGACGACGCGGACAGCCCCCTGTCCTCCACGCGCATCGCCGCGCGCATGCTGCACGAGGCCTCCGCCCCGGGAGACTCCCTGCACGTGCTCACCTCGCAGCTGCACACCTCCTCCGAGGACGTGCGGCGCGAGCTGCTCGCGCTCATGGACGAGCTGTCGCGCAACGTGCTCGACAGCACCCGGCGCGGCGCGCGATGA
- the argE gene encoding acetylornithine deacetylase — translation MSDTLPALRATLTELVAVDTTSTRTNAPLVALARGKLEAAGFQTEEVRYRDEAGVEKVNLVAVKGGAPGERAALALVGHTDCVPYDAAWTDALRLTERDGRLYGRGACDTKGFIACALHAVANLSHPLHAPLMVLLTADEEVGCEGAKQLVALGKGRARHAIVGEPTRLVPVRAHKGYCLAEVEVLGREGHSAYPDEGASAILRAGRFLHRLEVLARTVLREDQDADFEPPFTTVNVGRISGGKAANVIAGACRFIVEWRPLPHQPQERVLELLESIRQELVRDEPAYEARIRLLRAESAVDTRADAEVVRLMAELSGHAPITVSFGTEAPQLTELGAQAVVFGPGDIRVAHQTGEFVPVEDLVRCESYLTRAIAHFCGGTGARSQP, via the coding sequence ATGAGCGACACCCTGCCCGCGCTGCGCGCCACGCTGACCGAACTGGTGGCGGTGGACACGACCTCCACGCGCACCAACGCGCCGCTGGTGGCGCTCGCGCGGGGGAAGCTGGAGGCGGCGGGCTTCCAGACGGAAGAGGTGCGCTACCGGGATGAGGCCGGGGTGGAGAAGGTCAACCTCGTCGCGGTAAAGGGCGGCGCGCCGGGGGAGCGGGCCGCCCTGGCGCTCGTGGGCCACACGGACTGCGTGCCCTATGACGCGGCGTGGACGGACGCGCTGCGGCTCACCGAGCGCGACGGCCGCCTCTACGGCCGCGGCGCCTGTGACACCAAGGGCTTCATCGCCTGCGCGCTGCACGCGGTGGCGAACCTGTCCCATCCGCTCCACGCGCCGTTGATGGTGCTGCTCACGGCGGACGAGGAGGTGGGGTGCGAGGGCGCCAAGCAACTCGTGGCCCTGGGCAAGGGCCGCGCCCGACACGCCATCGTGGGGGAGCCCACCCGGCTCGTCCCGGTGCGCGCGCACAAGGGCTACTGCCTGGCGGAGGTGGAGGTGCTCGGCCGCGAGGGCCACAGCGCCTATCCGGACGAGGGCGCCTCGGCCATCCTGCGCGCGGGGCGCTTCCTGCACCGGCTGGAGGTGCTCGCGCGCACGGTGCTGCGCGAGGACCAGGACGCGGACTTCGAGCCGCCCTTCACCACGGTGAACGTGGGCCGCATCAGCGGCGGCAAGGCGGCCAACGTCATCGCCGGCGCCTGCCGGTTCATCGTGGAGTGGCGGCCCCTGCCGCATCAGCCCCAGGAGCGGGTGCTGGAGCTGCTCGAGTCCATCCGCCAGGAGCTGGTGCGCGACGAGCCCGCCTACGAGGCCCGCATCCGGTTGCTGCGCGCGGAGTCCGCCGTGGACACGCGCGCGGACGCGGAGGTGGTGCGGCTGATGGCGGAGCTGTCCGGCCACGCGCCCATCACGGTCTCCTTCGGCACCGAGGCCCCCCAGCTCACCGAGCTGGGCGCCCAGGCGGTGGTGTTCGGTCCCGGCGACATCCGCGTGGCCCACCAGACGGGCGAGTTCGTCCCCGTCGAGGACCTGGTTCGCTGCGAGTCCTATCTCACCCGGGCCATCGCCCACTTCTGCGGCGGGACGGGAGCCCGCTCCCAGCCATGA
- a CDS encoding ferritin-like domain-containing protein translates to MAMKPEVEKLRSLAQLDVDAVGAYDAAIARVREPLVRERLNEFRADHVRHVRDLNTFIVELGGEPLELRPDLKGAAMKGLTAMTSLMGTEAALMAMLGNEEITNRVYEMALHFEWSAPVRQLVQLHRRDEERHITWIRDAVRVRPWAGDELGAPV, encoded by the coding sequence ATGGCGATGAAGCCCGAAGTGGAAAAGCTCAGGAGTCTGGCGCAGTTGGACGTGGATGCGGTGGGGGCCTACGACGCGGCCATCGCCCGGGTGCGCGAGCCGCTGGTGCGCGAGCGGCTCAACGAGTTCCGGGCGGACCACGTGCGGCACGTGCGCGATCTCAACACCTTCATCGTCGAGCTGGGCGGCGAGCCCCTGGAGCTGCGTCCGGACCTCAAGGGCGCGGCGATGAAGGGCCTCACGGCGATGACGAGCCTCATGGGCACGGAGGCGGCGCTCATGGCCATGCTCGGCAACGAGGAGATCACCAACCGGGTGTACGAGATGGCGCTGCACTTCGAATGGAGCGCTCCAGTGCGGCAGCTCGTCCAGTTGCACCGGCGGGACGAGGAGCGCCACATCACGTGGATCCGCGACGCCGTGCGCGTGCGCCCCTGGGCGGGAGACGAGCTCGGGGCGCCCGTCTGA